The Longimicrobium sp. genome includes a window with the following:
- a CDS encoding energy transducer TonB produces the protein MTRPNRTHALLAAGLLLAGCERGPVPETPPRQVSESPFQYPEDLWDAQVEGQTTLKLFISENGTVDTARIDRGSGYAAFDSAALAGSRQLRFRPATRGGKAVAAWFLLPVQFELNTADSAAAPSPPRPAPDTSKTK, from the coding sequence ATGACGCGACCGAACCGCACGCACGCGCTTCTCGCCGCCGGACTGCTGCTCGCCGGCTGCGAGCGGGGGCCCGTTCCCGAGACGCCGCCGCGGCAGGTGTCCGAGTCGCCGTTCCAGTATCCGGAAGACCTGTGGGACGCCCAGGTGGAGGGGCAGACCACGCTGAAGCTTTTCATCTCCGAGAACGGCACCGTCGACACGGCGCGCATCGACCGCGGCAGCGGCTACGCGGCCTTCGACTCCGCCGCGCTGGCGGGGAGCCGGCAGCTGCGCTTCCGCCCCGCCACGCGCGGCGGGAAGGCGGTGGCCGCCTGGTTCCTGCTACCCGTGCAGTTCGAGCTGAACACGGCCGATTCGGCCGCCGCGCCCTCGCCGCCCCGGCCGGCGCCCGACACCAGCAAGACGAAATGA
- a CDS encoding TonB-dependent receptor, translating into MKRVTQTAALLLCALMLAFAGTARAQGVTTSALAGRVTNAEGAGVVGAQVVATNTQTGTQYRVVTRTDGRYQLQGLQPGGPYSITVSGLGYTASTRSGVRIALSQTEEVNITLAAQAVALQGITATADRGAVLSPGRTGASAVISDSAITRLPTISRDFTDFTRLVPQVSTSGLGSSGAGRNNRYNNIQIDGAVNNDLFGLAGSGTPGGQANTKPITLEAIQEFQVVLAPFDVRQGGFTGVGINAVTKSGTNKLDGTLTFFGRNQDLVGNYRFVQADSSARSNDFANFHQYESAFSLGGPIVRDRAFFFVAAEISRRAAPTGNFIDVRNSPGISIPKVKADSVVNILDSQYGFNPGSFGDVDLRRQSNNIFGRLDFNLSANNHLTLRHNYVDAWDDNLGTRSDNSYNFSLGGYRFNSKTHSTVGQLNSTLFSQMFNEFRVGLTTIRESRGLPVSPFPRVQVDLPNTCAGGSSCSLLGGPENSSVANALDQDILEITNDLSFARGIHSFTVGTHNEFFKFSNLFAQNIYGFYRFTNIDSLRAGRPNQYQFSYFNSDNPEANERAEFPVRTYSLYAQDKIGLTTNFTFTVGLRLDWTNLPKNPGNNELFATRFDKVFADSGLVFGRRTNEVPSSNLTFNPRVGFNWDVLGDQSTQFRGGVGLFQGRAPYVWISNAYGNTGLDYIRFTCNGSANSPNFVTDPSAQPRGCRNPANGAILPANAAPSDINTVDPDFKAPQVMRGSLAVDRELPMGIIGTIEGLYSKSINDPNYRDLTVVGTRRTAAGADSIIEGRAVARRFTAQGFGNVYDIYNTSRNYSYSITGQLQRPFRDGWEASVAYTFGHAYDVNAVRSSTAASQFRFNPIADNPNDPPLRRSDYDVTHRIVADLTRQFLFIRRAPTDFSLIYVGESGRPYSYTYNGDINGDSQNANDLIYVPASQGEVRFEPLSANNPISPAQSWANLNNFIERVDCLRENRGKVLQRNACEQPWSNRIDVRIAQTLPTVRGQGLQLTMDILNFANLLNPEWGNSSFISNQNEALLSRVNNNTTDTNGHVLLRAFAPKPVTFQTSDLSSRYQIQLGIKYNF; encoded by the coding sequence ATGAAACGAGTCACGCAGACGGCAGCCCTGCTGCTGTGCGCGTTGATGCTGGCATTCGCCGGCACCGCCCGCGCGCAGGGCGTTACAACGTCGGCGCTGGCCGGGCGGGTCACCAACGCGGAGGGCGCCGGCGTGGTCGGCGCCCAGGTGGTGGCGACCAATACCCAGACCGGAACGCAGTACCGCGTCGTGACCCGCACCGACGGCCGCTACCAGCTGCAGGGGCTGCAGCCCGGCGGGCCGTACAGCATCACGGTGAGCGGGCTGGGGTACACGGCCTCGACCCGCAGCGGCGTGCGCATCGCGCTGTCGCAGACGGAAGAGGTGAACATCACGCTGGCCGCGCAGGCGGTGGCGCTGCAGGGGATCACGGCCACGGCCGACCGCGGCGCGGTGCTCTCGCCCGGCCGCACCGGCGCGTCGGCGGTGATCAGCGACAGCGCCATCACCCGCCTGCCCACCATCAGCCGCGACTTCACCGACTTCACCCGCTTGGTGCCGCAGGTGAGCACCTCGGGGCTGGGAAGCAGCGGCGCGGGGCGCAACAACCGCTACAACAACATCCAGATCGACGGCGCGGTGAACAACGACCTGTTCGGCCTTGCCGGCAGCGGCACGCCGGGCGGGCAGGCGAACACCAAGCCCATCACCCTGGAGGCCATCCAGGAGTTCCAGGTGGTGCTGGCGCCCTTCGACGTGCGCCAGGGCGGCTTCACCGGCGTGGGGATCAACGCGGTGACCAAGTCGGGCACCAACAAGCTGGACGGCACGCTGACCTTCTTCGGGCGCAACCAGGACCTGGTGGGCAACTACCGCTTCGTCCAGGCCGACAGCAGCGCCCGCTCGAACGACTTCGCCAACTTCCACCAGTACGAGAGCGCCTTCTCGCTGGGCGGCCCCATCGTCCGCGACCGCGCCTTCTTCTTCGTGGCGGCCGAGATCTCGCGCCGCGCGGCGCCCACGGGCAACTTCATCGACGTGCGGAACAGCCCGGGGATCAGCATCCCCAAGGTGAAGGCCGACTCGGTGGTGAACATCCTGGACAGCCAGTACGGCTTCAACCCGGGCTCGTTCGGCGACGTGGACCTGCGCCGGCAGAGCAACAACATCTTCGGGCGCCTGGACTTCAACCTCTCGGCCAACAACCACCTGACGCTGCGCCACAACTACGTGGACGCCTGGGACGACAACCTGGGCACCCGCAGCGACAACAGCTACAACTTCTCGCTGGGCGGCTACCGCTTCAACAGCAAGACCCACTCGACGGTGGGGCAGCTGAACAGCACGCTGTTCAGCCAGATGTTCAACGAGTTCCGCGTGGGGCTGACCACCATCCGCGAGAGCCGCGGGCTGCCGGTGAGCCCGTTCCCGCGCGTGCAGGTGGACCTGCCCAACACCTGCGCCGGCGGCTCGAGCTGCTCGCTGCTGGGCGGGCCCGAGAACTCGTCGGTGGCCAACGCGCTGGACCAGGACATCCTGGAGATCACCAACGACCTGAGCTTCGCGCGCGGCATCCACAGCTTCACCGTGGGCACGCACAACGAGTTCTTCAAGTTCAGCAACCTGTTCGCGCAGAACATCTACGGCTTCTACCGCTTCACCAACATCGACTCGCTGCGTGCCGGGCGGCCGAACCAGTACCAGTTCTCGTACTTCAACTCGGACAACCCCGAGGCCAACGAGCGCGCCGAGTTCCCGGTGCGCACCTACTCGCTGTACGCGCAGGACAAGATCGGGCTGACCACCAACTTCACCTTCACGGTGGGGCTGCGCCTGGACTGGACCAACCTGCCCAAGAACCCGGGGAACAACGAGCTGTTCGCGACGCGCTTCGACAAGGTGTTCGCCGACAGCGGGCTGGTGTTCGGGCGGCGCACCAACGAGGTGCCGTCGAGCAACCTCACGTTCAACCCGCGGGTGGGCTTCAACTGGGACGTGCTGGGCGACCAGAGCACCCAGTTCCGCGGCGGCGTGGGGCTGTTCCAGGGCCGCGCCCCGTACGTGTGGATCTCGAACGCCTACGGCAACACGGGGCTGGACTACATCCGCTTCACCTGCAACGGCTCGGCGAACTCGCCCAACTTCGTGACCGACCCGAGCGCCCAGCCGCGCGGCTGCCGCAACCCGGCCAACGGCGCGATCCTGCCGGCCAACGCGGCGCCCAGCGACATCAACACGGTGGACCCCGACTTCAAGGCGCCGCAGGTGATGCGCGGGTCGCTCGCGGTGGACCGCGAGCTGCCGATGGGGATCATCGGGACGATCGAGGGGCTGTACAGCAAGAGCATCAACGACCCCAACTACCGTGACCTGACGGTGGTGGGCACCCGCCGGACGGCCGCGGGCGCCGACTCGATCATCGAGGGCCGGGCGGTGGCGCGCCGGTTTACCGCGCAGGGCTTCGGCAACGTGTACGACATCTACAACACCAGCCGGAACTACAGCTACAGCATCACCGGCCAGCTGCAGCGGCCGTTCCGCGACGGGTGGGAGGCGTCGGTGGCCTACACCTTCGGCCACGCCTACGACGTGAACGCGGTGCGCAGCAGCACGGCGGCCTCGCAGTTCCGCTTCAACCCGATCGCCGACAACCCGAACGACCCGCCGCTGCGCCGTTCGGACTACGACGTGACGCACCGGATCGTGGCGGACCTGACGCGGCAGTTCCTGTTCATCCGCCGCGCGCCCACCGACTTCTCGCTGATCTACGTGGGCGAGAGCGGGCGTCCGTACTCGTACACGTACAACGGCGACATCAACGGCGACAGCCAGAACGCGAACGACCTGATCTACGTTCCGGCGTCGCAGGGCGAGGTGCGCTTCGAGCCGCTGAGCGCGAACAACCCGATCTCGCCGGCGCAGTCGTGGGCCAACCTGAACAACTTCATCGAGCGGGTGGACTGCCTGCGCGAGAACCGCGGCAAGGTTCTGCAGCGCAACGCCTGCGAGCAGCCCTGGAGCAACCGCATCGACGTGCGGATCGCCCAGACGCTGCCCACGGTGCGCGGCCAGGGCCTCCAGCTGACGATGGACATCCTGAACTTCGCCAACCTGCTGAACCCCGAGTGGGGGAACAGCTCGTTCATCAGCAACCAGAACGAGGCGCTGCTGTCGCGGGTGAACAACAACACCACCGACACGAACGGCCACGTGCTCCTGCGCGCCTTCGCGCCGAAGCCGGTGACGTTCCAGACCAGCGACCTGAGCTCGCGCTACCAGATCCAGCTGGGGATCAAGTACAACTTCTGA
- a CDS encoding S8 family peptidase, translated as MKFLSLAAMLVLAAACDRQPTDPAAAREPGGLAPLRAAAPGKAIPGAYIVVLQDGTNPSAVAAAVNASPRYTWTAALHGFAATLNPGQLNALQHNPRVKYIEEDQMGQIDGTQYGAPWGLDRIDQHDRPTNGTFVYERDGSGVHAYVLDTGIRASHVEFGGRASVGYDAVGDGQNGNDCNGHGTHVAGTLGGATYGVAKGVTIVAVRVATCGGGVAASTAIAGFNWVAAHRVLPAVANASFGNSPSQAEDDAVNGMINSGVTLAASAGNNNGDACQQTPSRVPAALTVGATGTNDARAVWTTTPNQASNYGTCVDLFAPGSGILSAWNTSNTASDTLSGTSMASPHVAGVAAQYLQDNPTATPANVAATITGFATLGKVTNAGSGSPNRLLYSRLPLPAPNVTVTYPGGVPTLSWPALTGAQQYSVTLTIRHVSEDAYDGNTVFEDNEWLGITTDNGFVDSGRSYTGAWTCILNQSMYGQQYDEYYYDVEVTYPESTRITRVTADVGQCAY; from the coding sequence GTGAAATTCCTGTCCCTGGCCGCGATGCTGGTGCTGGCCGCGGCGTGCGACCGGCAGCCCACCGATCCGGCGGCCGCGCGCGAGCCGGGCGGCCTCGCGCCGCTGCGGGCGGCGGCGCCCGGAAAGGCCATTCCCGGCGCGTACATCGTGGTGCTGCAGGACGGCACCAACCCCTCCGCGGTGGCCGCGGCGGTGAACGCCAGCCCGCGCTACACCTGGACCGCGGCGCTGCACGGGTTCGCGGCCACCCTGAACCCGGGGCAGCTGAACGCGCTGCAGCACAACCCCCGGGTGAAGTACATCGAGGAAGACCAGATGGGACAGATCGACGGCACGCAGTACGGCGCGCCCTGGGGGCTGGACCGCATCGACCAGCACGACCGGCCCACGAACGGAACCTTCGTGTACGAGCGGGACGGCTCTGGCGTCCACGCGTACGTGCTCGACACCGGGATCCGCGCCAGCCACGTGGAGTTCGGCGGCCGCGCCTCGGTCGGATACGACGCCGTGGGCGACGGGCAGAACGGGAACGACTGCAACGGCCACGGGACGCACGTGGCCGGCACGCTCGGCGGCGCCACCTACGGCGTGGCCAAGGGAGTGACGATCGTGGCGGTGCGCGTGGCGACGTGCGGCGGCGGGGTGGCCGCGTCGACCGCGATCGCCGGGTTCAACTGGGTGGCCGCGCACCGGGTGCTGCCGGCCGTGGCCAACGCCTCGTTCGGCAACTCGCCCAGCCAGGCCGAGGACGATGCGGTCAACGGGATGATCAACAGCGGCGTGACCCTGGCCGCCTCGGCGGGGAACAACAACGGCGACGCATGCCAGCAGACGCCCTCGCGCGTGCCCGCCGCGCTCACGGTGGGCGCCACCGGCACCAACGACGCGCGCGCGGTGTGGACCACGACGCCGAACCAGGCATCGAACTACGGTACCTGCGTGGACCTGTTCGCCCCCGGGAGCGGCATCCTGTCCGCCTGGAACACGTCCAACACGGCCAGCGACACGCTGAGCGGCACCTCGATGGCCAGCCCTCACGTGGCCGGCGTGGCCGCCCAGTACCTGCAGGACAACCCCACGGCGACGCCGGCGAACGTGGCCGCGACCATCACCGGGTTCGCCACGCTGGGGAAGGTCACCAACGCGGGGTCGGGGTCGCCCAACCGGCTGCTGTATTCGCGCCTCCCGCTGCCGGCGCCGAACGTCACCGTCACGTACCCGGGCGGCGTGCCCACGCTGTCGTGGCCGGCGCTCACCGGAGCGCAGCAGTACTCGGTGACGCTCACCATCCGGCACGTGAGCGAGGACGCGTACGACGGCAACACGGTGTTCGAGGACAACGAGTGGCTGGGGATCACCACCGACAACGGCTTCGTCGACAGCGGCCGCAGCTACACGGGCGCGTGGACGTGCATCCTGAACCAGTCGATGTACGGCCAGCAGTACGACGAGTACTACTACGACGTCGAGGTGACGTATCCCGAGAGCACGCGCATTACCCGCGTGACGGCCGACGTGGGGCAGTGCGCGTACTGA
- a CDS encoding pyridoxal-phosphate dependent enzyme: MTDTGSSIDFASTRPRHERPYDNVVQTIGWTPLIRLNRTAEGIRTPVYAKAEFMNPGGSLKDRIGPAIIEAAEREGRLLPGGTVVEGTSGNTGVGLALAAAIKGYRCIFTLSDKFSQEKVRLLKAFGAEVIVTSAALAPDHPDNYVNLAKRIAEETPNAILADQFYNQANPEAHYRTTGPEIWEQTGGRVTHFVSAAGTGGNLTGVGRFLKERNPAVRIVGGDPEGSILKRYFDTGEKGEAAPFKVEGIGQDKIPGTLDMSVVDEWRTVDDRTALSLARRLTREEGLFAGGSSGLIAHVALQVAQEVDDPDACVVFVLCDTGERYLSKVYSDDWMRENRMMDPARVSAEDVVRGKSAGAPPQLISVAPETPVRQALAFITSHNVSQLPVVSAGDCVGHVSESTLMGRVLENTAVLEQSVQHVMDAPLPVVDGHVELPSVTRLLSKNPAVLVRRGGRLEGIVTRYDVMRYVTNEA; this comes from the coding sequence ATGACCGATACAGGCAGCTCCATCGACTTCGCCAGCACCCGTCCCCGCCACGAGCGCCCCTACGACAACGTGGTGCAGACGATCGGGTGGACGCCGCTCATCCGCCTGAACCGCACGGCCGAGGGAATCCGCACGCCGGTGTACGCCAAGGCCGAGTTCATGAACCCCGGCGGAAGCCTGAAGGACCGTATCGGCCCGGCGATCATCGAGGCCGCCGAGCGCGAGGGCCGCCTCCTCCCCGGCGGGACGGTCGTCGAAGGCACCAGCGGGAACACCGGCGTGGGCCTGGCCCTGGCGGCCGCGATCAAGGGGTACCGCTGCATCTTCACCCTCTCCGACAAGTTCAGCCAGGAGAAGGTGCGGCTGCTGAAGGCGTTCGGCGCCGAGGTGATCGTCACCTCCGCCGCGCTCGCCCCCGACCACCCCGACAACTACGTGAACCTGGCGAAGCGCATCGCCGAGGAGACGCCCAACGCGATCCTGGCCGACCAGTTCTACAACCAGGCCAACCCCGAGGCGCACTACCGCACCACCGGCCCGGAGATCTGGGAGCAGACCGGCGGCCGGGTGACGCACTTCGTTTCCGCCGCGGGGACGGGGGGGAACCTCACCGGCGTGGGCCGGTTCCTGAAGGAGCGCAACCCCGCGGTCCGCATCGTGGGCGGCGACCCCGAGGGCTCCATCCTGAAGCGCTACTTCGACACGGGGGAAAAGGGCGAGGCCGCGCCCTTCAAGGTGGAGGGGATCGGGCAGGACAAGATCCCCGGCACGCTGGACATGTCGGTGGTCGACGAGTGGCGCACGGTGGACGACCGCACCGCGCTCTCCCTCGCCCGGCGGCTCACGCGCGAGGAGGGACTGTTCGCCGGCGGATCGTCGGGCCTCATCGCCCACGTGGCGCTGCAGGTGGCCCAGGAGGTGGACGATCCGGACGCCTGCGTGGTCTTCGTCCTCTGCGACACCGGCGAGCGCTACCTGAGCAAGGTGTACAGCGACGACTGGATGCGCGAGAACCGGATGATGGACCCGGCGCGCGTCTCGGCGGAAGACGTGGTGCGCGGGAAGAGCGCGGGGGCTCCGCCGCAGCTCATCTCGGTGGCGCCCGAGACGCCGGTGCGGCAGGCGCTGGCCTTCATCACCAGCCACAACGTGTCGCAGCTTCCGGTGGTGTCGGCGGGCGACTGCGTGGGGCACGTGTCCGAGAGCACGCTGATGGGGCGGGTGCTGGAGAACACGGCGGTGCTGGAGCAGTCGGTGCAGCACGTGATGGACGCGCCGCTCCCGGTGGTGGACGGCCACGTGGAGCTGCCCAGCGTCACCCGCCTCCTTTCCAAGAACCCCGCGGTGCTGGTGCGCCGCGGCGGGCGCCTGGAGGGGATCGTGACGCGCTACGACGTGATGCGCTACGTGACCAACGAGGCCTGA